In the Bacteroidota bacterium genome, GCCGACAATCACTTCAATTTTTTCTCTCGGATAATCAGAATTGAAAATGCTTTCTAGTTTTTGCTTTATTATTTTTTCTTCGTTGTAGGCGGGAATAAGAATGGAAATTTTGCCCTCTCCCTCGCTCCCTCTCCCACGGGGAGAGGGAAGTTTTGTAGATGCAAGAACTTTAAGAAGCAAGGGATAAATTATATATGTATGTGCCAGCGCAGCAAATGAAACCCAGAATATGATTTGTAAATAAATCATGCTGAGGCAAGATGTTGTTTGTCCGAAGGACTCCTTTCGGATAAGAATTCTAAAAGTTTACTTGTAACTTCATGACTGCTGAATTGTCTTTTTGCAAACTGATAAGCATTGTCCCCTATAAGAGTAAAAAATATTTTTTCATTTATACATTTAGCAATTTTCTCTGCAAATGCTTCAGGAGTATCTGCAATCAGAATGTTTTGTCCGTCCTTGCAGGGAATTCCTTCCGCGCCAAGAGAGGTAGAGACGATTGTTTTTCCGAGTGCCATTCCTTCAATGATCTTCACTCTTATTCCGCTTCCCGAAAATAAAGGGACAATCATTATTCCTTTTGAGTTCATGAAATCATAGGCGTTTTCAACTTCGCCCACCACTACCAGATTTTTTGCTTCCGGTAATTTAATTTGGATTGCGTTTCTGCCTGCAATGTAGAATTTCAAATCGGGAAACTGAGAACTGATTTTTTGCCAGGTAGTTTTCAAAAACCATTCAAGGCCTTCCACATTCGGCATCCAATCCAAAGCGCCAATGAAAAATACAGAAGGGAATTCCATTTTGCTTTTATCTGACTTTAGGATTGTTTCATCATAAGGAGCAGGACAAACATGAATTGGCAGTTCACATCCGAACGATTTCAGCATTTGCGCATCACGCTCCGTAACAGAAGTCATCAAATCATATTTGTTCACGCGTTCGATTTCATATTTCTTCAATTGCTTCGCGAGAATTTTCAGATAAGTTCTTTTGACAAAGCTTTTTTCGTTATCAGCAACCCGCTTCCAGATTTCATGTTCAATGTTGTGCGAGCGCATAGAAATTCTGGCTTCAGAAAATGTCCGGATGGTTTCCACATAAGGAGAAAGATAAAGTCCTTCGAGCTGAATGACATCAAATTCTTTCTGATGAAGGAGTTCAATCAGTTTATCATTATAAGCAGCGGAAATGAATCTTTCAATGTTGTAGGAGCGATTCTGCAAAAGGGTTATCAACGCTGAAAACGGTTTCACTTCATTGTCCACATCCACAGCAATCCAGTCAGCCAGCTTTTTTATTTCTTCGGGAAGATATTTTATATCGTAGGGATGCTTGGTAGTATTCATCGCCAGCAAGGTCACTTCATTTCCCAATACTGAAAATGCTTTTGTGTAATTGAAAATACCAATCGCACCTCCATCCTTTGGCGGATAGACAAACTTGTTGCACAGCTGAAGTATTCTCATTTTCTTTTCCGGAAGAGTTTTTGAAATGGCCTCAGGTAGGAATCAGTATCAAATAAAGCGGAATCAGAAGTTGCTTTCCGGGTAAGAAAAATTCCGAGGGGAAGCGTGACAACAGTGGCAATCCACATTCCAAGATATGGAGGAAGAGCACCTTCTTCGGACATTTTTTCTCCGGTAATAGTCACCACCCAGAATAAAATAAATATAATAACAGAAACCACCACAGGCATTCCTAATCCTCCCTTGCGGATAATAGCTCCAAGTGGTGCGCCAACAAAAAATAAAATCAGACAGGCAATCGAGAGAGTAAACTTTTTATGCCACTCAACCTTCAGCTTTATGATAGGTCTGTCATAATTTTCCATTTCACCAAGCAAGCTTTCTATATAATATTTTTTACTTCTTGCCATAGTCAATGCCATGTCAATCAAACGCTCTTTGCTCATTTTTTCCTCAGAAGTATTTTGGGTAATTAATGGAACATTCGGTGAGCGGTGCATCCCGAAGCGGCTATTGCTGAAATGTCTGCTTGTGTCTGACGGATTTGTTGTTGAAACCTGCGAAGTGGAGGTCTTGAATATTTTATTTTCAGAAAGCATTTCACCGAAGTTTTTTTTGAAATCAGAAATTCTTTTTTCTTTATCTGTTATTGTGGAGTCAATCATTTCTTCGATCTGCTGTAGGTTCAGCATCTCGTAGCTTGATTTGAATAATTCTTCTTCGCTGCGCACAAGGCGTAATCCTGATAAATCAAACCGCACTGTTTGTTCCTTGAATTTGCTTCGCACAAGAGGATAATTGTTTTCACCTTTTGAATCCGTCATTTCCTCATAACTGGTTCCGTTGAAAAGCTGAATGATTAAAAATTCTTTACCAGGAGTCATTTCAAGGTTGCCTGATTCGGCTGTAATTACTTTATTGTTTCCTGCATTTTGAGTATGGTCATAAATCATAATGTCATGACAGGTTGTTCCGTCATCATCTTTTTTCTCCACGCGAATCGTGTAACCGTCAATGCCATTATAAAAAACGCCCTCCTTGATATTAAGCGCAGGTTTTTTCTGCTGAATGTCATAAATAAGGGAGCGCATTTTCAAGTTGATGAACGGAAGCATATTGTTGGAAAAGAAAAAAGCTCCTACGCTTGTGAGGAACGCAACCAGTATCAGCGGAAACATGATTTTTTGAAGCGATATGCCCGAAGATTTCAGGGCAACTAATTCAAACTGCTCGCCAAGATTTCCAAACGTCATTAGCGAAGAAAGAAGAATTGCCAGGGGAAGAGCCAGCGGGAACATGGAAAGTGCTGCATAGAAAAAAAGTTCGACCAGCGTGCGAGTTTCCAGTCCTTTGCCGATTAAATCATCCACATATTTCCAGAGGAACTGGAGGAAAAGAACGAATACAGCAATGAAAAAGGTCATCAGGAATGGACCGATGTATGAGAAAATAATATACCTGTTCAGTGTTCGCATGGTACGGATAACGAATGTTTACGAATTTACGAATATAGTTTCATTCGTATATTCGCCAACGAATCCTGCATAAGGAAATTATGAAGAAAGGAAAAAAAATAGTTGTGGTACTTCCTGCCTACAATGCTGAACTTACTTTAAAGCAGACCTATGATGAAATTCCTTTTGACATTGTTGATGATGTGGTGCTGGTAGATGATTGCAGCAGCGATAAAACAGTGGAAGTGGCAAAGCAGATTGGGATCAAGCATGTGATTCGCCACGAAAAGAACAAGGGGTATGGTGGTAATCAGAAAACCTGCTATGATAAAGCACTTTCTCTCGGTGCGGATATTGTCATTATGCTTCATCCCGATTACCAGTACACGCCCATGCTTATTCCTTCCATGGCGAATATTATTGTGAATGATTTGTATGAAGTGGTGCTGGGTTCACGGATTTTGGGGAAGGGCGCGCTGCAAGGTGGAATGCCGATTTATAAATATATCTTCAACCGCTTTCTCACTTTTGCCGAAAATATTTTGCTGAATCAAAAGCTTTCCGAATATCATACCGGCTATCGAGCATTTTCAAAAAAGATATTAGAGAAAATAAATTACCACGCAAATTCAGATGATTTCGTTTTCGATAACCAGATGCTTTCCCAGATTATTTTTGCCGGCTATGAAATTGCGGAAGTTACCTGCCCGACAAAATATTTTAAAGATGCATCTTCCATCAACTTCAGCAGAAGTATGAAGTACGGTATGGGAGTGATGGGAGTTTCCTTCCTGCATTTCTTCTGCAAAATGGGTTTGATGAAATCGGAGATGTATAAGTTGAGGAGTTAGCCCCAACCCGAAAGGGGGAAAAACAAATTATCTTATCAGAATAAGTTTCTTTGTTCTGCTGAATTTTTCTCCGGTTACTTTGCAAAAATATATTCCATTGGGTTGAGAAGAAAGGTCAATGGTAATTGGTAATCGGTAATCAGTAATTGGTGAAGTGTAAACTTTTTCTCCAAGCATATTATGAATTTCAATACCAATTACCGAATACTGATTACTGATTACTTGTATTTGTCCGTTAGTAGGATTCGGGTAGATTGAAAAATCAAAAGTAGGTGAATTTATTTCAGCAATAGATGTTGTGGTTGTATCTCCCAGATAAAAGGCAACTCCTCCGCAGTAATTTCCTATTACTAAATCCATCAGTCCGTCTCCTGTAATGTCTTTGCCGGTAACTGTCATTCGCATGCCCTCCCAGATGCTCATATACATGGAATCAACATAAGTAAAGTTTCCATTTAGATTTCCATCAATGTTTTTATAATACCAGAGCCAGCCCTGTAGAGGATAATTTCTGTTTGCTTCGCTGCCGATAATCATCCTGTAACTTCCTGCGCTGTCATACATGAACGGAACGCTGTAGCCCGTGCAGCAGGGTTTCAACACATCCACTCCGCCAAAGGAAGTTGTAACAAGCGAGTAGGAGGGTGTGGTAGAAGTTCCTATGTTTTTATAGTAATTAATATTTCCTGTGCGCTCTCCAATAATTAAATCCAGATCTCCATCGCGGTCGGCATCTATCAGCTGAGGTGTTGCGTTACTGCCTATGTCAATTGGCGTGCCTGTGTTATCAGGATAGTTAAGAACGGGAAGAGTTGTAAAAACTGCGGGACCGGTGTTTCCTGTGTTTTGAAAATAATGAATCTTGCCATCGTAATCCCCGATAAACATATCAGCATCTCCATCGCCATCAACATCTCCGAACGTAAGATGTTTGCTTGAAGAAGCGGGAAGAAGTGAGGACAGGTTTGCATAATCAGCAGTGACAAAATTAAATTCAGGAGAAGACAGTGTTCCGTTATTTTTATAAGCGGTCACATTGTATTTATAGGAAAAAGGACAACTATCGCGCATCACATCATAGTTGGAGATAAGCAAGTCGGTAAGTCCGTCATTATCGAAATCAAAAAACACGGGGTCTGCTCCTTCGCCCACATCAATCATTTCATCCTGAAAAAGTTTTCTGTTTTTGCGAATGAATACGGGGGCATTGTCTGTGCCTGTATTTTCATAGTACCAAATACTTTCGTTGTTTATGGAACCGCTTGGCGAACTCGGAGAAACAATGAGGTCGCGCTTGTTATCATTATTCACATCAACAAAATAGGCGCAGGGAAAAGAAGTAATGTTGATGGGAGTTGAACCGGCAGGAAAATTATTTGTAACAGAGGTCATGTTTGCAGCAGACGGAGTGCCGCCATTGGTGAGAAAGGAGGGCGTGCAGCATCCGAGCTGACCGAGGTAAAATTCTTTATCGCCATCGGCATCCATATCTAAACATAAAAGGCAGGAGCCGCCATTATCCAAAGCAGTTCGGTTGTCATTCGGTTGTTTGTATGGCGATTGAATTACTATTGGATTACTATTGTCTGGCTGCAGTTGGTTTCCCATTCGGCAGGAACTCAACACTGCGGTGCAGGAGGCGCTGCTTTCTGTGAAATTTCCCCAGCATCCGTTTGTGTCTAGCTGAAAAATCAAACTGTCGCAGCCGTAGCCCATCTCTTGGGATTTGTTGATATGATAATCAACCGTCCAGCCGCCAATTAAAAAAACAAGAACGTCTAAATCGCCATCACCATCAATATCGTCAATAGCAGGCAATCCCTGCGGGCTGGTATAGATGTTTGCAACCAGTGGACCGAAGTCAGAAAGGTTGGTTTTTACAAGAGAGAATTGCAGGTTGGGAGACGTTGAAACATTTTTATACACGCGTATGCCGCTGGGGAAAGCATAGTTATAAGTGAAAATATCTTTCAGCCCATCGCAGTTGTAATCAATCAGGAGTACCCAGCTTTCAAGGTGAGGGAATTGCGATTGATATTGCTGGGCATGAGTGTAATCAACTTTGTTTGGCGTGCCGCCATTGAGGTAGGTGGTGATTTTGTTTCCTGTTCGGTCAAAAACAAAAAGGTCTTTGATACCGTCAAAGTTCAAGTCAATATCGGAGAACTGGCAGAAGTTATGCCCGCCCACCCAGGGAAATTTAAGTGTGTCGGTTCCGTTGTAAACAGGAATGGTGTCTGTGCGGATGTAATAGGGTTGTGAGAATGAAAATGTGCTGATGAACAAATGAGCCGATAGGCTGATGCAATAGCAATTTAGAATTAGAGATTTATGATACTGGGTTTTCATTGGCTAATTTGCTAATCTTCAAATCGGCTAATTGATTTTCTTCATTGAACGAAGATACGGGAATTTGATTTAACTTTTTATTCCAAGGTAACACAGATTCCCTTTGTTTCGGATTTATATAAAAAAAATAAACTGGTAAAATATATTCATAAAATATCTCCAAATAAAATTTAAACAGGTACTAAATATTATTATAAATAATTATTACAAATTTAAAGACAATAATGCAAAAGCAAGTATTCAGCTACTTCAGCTTGAACTCAACCTTCATTTCGTAGCGCAGTTTTATTTTCTGAAAATTAGGTCCTGAAGAATTATCACCTTCCATATTCATTGCAGTCTGGCTCACCACATTGCTGTTGCTATATGCGTTTGAATAATAACCGGTATAACTATTTTCAATTTCCTGAATAAGCAATGCCTCGCCTATTTCTTCGCCAATGCTTTTTGCCAGGTATTCAGCTTTTGCTTTGCTGGCAATAAGCGCTTTGGTTTTTACATCTTTGCGAAATTGCTCAATGTCGCTATGCGAAGTTTTACTGATGTTGAAATTATCTATTGCATTTTCATTTAAACCCGATACTATTTTATCCAGCTTGTCAGTTGAACTTACTTTTACAGCATACGAAATAGAACCCATAAAATCAGGTTCAGACTTGCGCCTTTTGTACCAGTAATAATCCCATCGCTCATTTCCGGTATAGCTGGATATGCTGATGTTGCTGTCCGCCACGCCTGCTTCTTTGCAGAGTGCAAGAAAATCTGTTTTAATGGTTTCAAGTTTTATTTTTTTCTTTGAAGCATCCAGGTATTCTTTCAGGGTGAAGGTCATATAAATCTCATTGGGAACAAATTCCATTTCAGCACTGCCTGTAACATCAATTTTCTTGGGCGATTCTGATTTGTTATCACAGCAATTGCAGGAAATTAAAACGGCAGACAAAAAGGCGGTGAGCATTAAAATGAATGATTTGTTTTTCATGGCGATAGTTTATTTTAAAATGTTAATGAAGCAAATGTAAAATTAATCAGTTAATGCTGGGAGGAGATAGAAGCTGAGATTGTGGTGGTAGAAGATATAGCCCCAAAGAGGGTGCCGTAGATTAAAGTTCCCCCAGATTATACCCAATCGTAAAATGGAATTGTGATTTTTGCATACCGGGGCGGAAGGGCACATCGTCAAACCTCCAGCCATAATCAAAGCCCAGCATTCCGAACATAGGCAAAAAGAACCGGATGCCGATTCCGGCAGATCGTTTCACATCAAAGGGTTTGAAATCACGCACGGATGCCCATGAGTTGCCCGCTTCGGCAAAAGCAAGCCCGTAAATGGTGGCGCTGGGGTTGAGCGAAATAGGATAGCGCAGTTCAGCCGTGTATTTTACAATGGAGGCGGCTCCCACGTTGCTCGTTGGTTTTTTGTAATCGAAAACTTCACCGTCATCGTATCCGCGCAGGGCAATGATTTCTCTTCCGTCTAACGGATTGTAGCCCGTGAGTCCGCTTCCTCCCAGAAAGAATCTTTCAAAAGGAGTTATTCCTAAATCTTTATTGTAATAGCCCAGCCAGCCATAGCCGAAACGTGTGTATAATACCAGTTTGTCTACAATTCTGGTATACCATGCTGAAGTGAATTTGAATTTGTAATATTCAATCCATTTGTATTTTTTGCTGTCGGCAAGATCGGCATAATTAATATCTTTTCCCTGCACATCGCGCTTCCAGATGGAGTAGGGTAAGGTTGCCTGCCCTGAGAATAACAGTTGCGAGCCGCTCTTCGGATAGATCAGATCATCCACCGAGTTGCGCGAAAGGGTGTATTTAAAATTCAGATTGTTGGAGAAGCCATCGGTGAAAGTAAAAACGCTGCGATAATTCTTGAGCGCATAATACTGGTAGTTGATTTCATACTGCGCCTGAAAAAAATCATCCGGAACTTTTTTTCTTCTTCCAAGCCCTGCCGACATTCCCCATATATCCAGTTCGCCAAACTGCGTATCTGATTTTGTTCTTCCGTTGGTGATGCGGTTCACGTAAGGCGTTAAGCTGAGCGAGTTTGGTTTTTTTCCTCCCCACCATGGCTCGGTGAACGACATGTTGAGCGACTGGTAATATGCACCGTTTGATTGGGCGCGTATGCTCAAACGCTGTCCATCGCCCGTAGGAAGCGGCTGCCATGCTCCTTTCTTAAAAAAGTTTCGTGCCGAAAAATTTCCAAACGTTACCCCGAGCGAGCCCACCACCCTGTTCTGCCCAAAACCGCCTGAGAGTTCCAACTGGTCAGATGATTTTTCTTCCACCACATATTCAATGTCCACCGTTCCGTTTTCAGGATGAGGAGTGGGGTTGACACCCATTTTTTCCGTGTCGAAATATCCGAGTATGGAAAGTTCGCGCTGCGAGCGTATGACATCGCTCCTGCGGAACAATTGTCCCGGGCGGGTGTGGAGTTCCCGCATAATCACATGGTCATTCGTTTTTGTATTTCCTTTTATGGTTATCTTATTAATGGTTGCCTGTTTGCCTTCGTAAATCCGTATTTCCATGTCAATGGAATCGCCTTCCACCAGAACTTCTACGGGTGTTACCTGAAAAAACAAATAGCCGTCATCCATGTACAAAGAACTGACATCGGTTCCGTTTGGATTTCCGAACAAACGCGATTCAAGCAATGACTGGTTGAACACATCGCCTTTTTTAACGCCCAGATTTTTGTCCAGCTCTTTGGATGAATATTTTGAATTGCCCACCCAGGTGATGTTGCGGAAATAATATTTTTTGCCTTCGTTCACAAAAAGGTCGATGCCGATGAAGCGGCTGCCAATTTTGTAAATGGTGTCTTTGGTAATTGTCGCATCACGATAACCTTTACCCAGATATTTCTCAATCACTTTTTTCTTGTCTTCTTCGTATTTTGATTCAAGGAGCGTGTGTGAATTGAAAATGGCGTACCAGCGTTTGCGCCTTGTTTCTTTCATGGCTCTTCTCAGCTTTCCGCTCTTAATGCTTGTGTTGCCGTGAAATTCCACTTCCCTGATTCTGACTTTCTGCCCTTTGTTCACTTTGATGTAAAGAATCACACTGTTCGCAAGAGCGCTGTCTTTTTCCTGAGCAACCACCACGGTGGCGTTCATGTATCCTTTATCCACCAGGTGATCGAGCGTTATTTGTTTTGTGGTTACCACCAGGTTTTCAGTTACCACCTTTCCGCGGTTGAGGTTGAGTTTTTCTTTCAGGTCATCCGCTTCTCCCTTCTTCAAACCTTTGAAAGAAAACTTGGAAAGGCGCGGACGCTCCTTTACCTGTATTTCGATAAAAATATTTTTGCCCTGAATCTTTGTCGCAACAATTTTCACATCCTCAAAAAAACCTTCTTTCCATAAGTTTTTGATGGCGGTGGAGGTAGCATCTCCCGGAATTTTTATTTTATCTCCCACGTATAATCCCGCCATGGAAAGAAGCACGCTGTTGTCGAGCGAGCCGGCTCCTGAAATAGTTACGCCTGCAATTTCATATTCTACGGGCTTTGAGTAATCAACAGAAATAGTGTCGGAAGAAATCAGTTGCTGAGCATGGCAAGTGTTGAGTATTGAGTAGTGAGTATTGAGAAGAAGGAAAAAGAAAAGGACTTTTTTCACGGTAGATTTTCTATTTAAATGCAATTGTAACGACATAAACAAAATAATATTTTCTGCGCGTACCCAATACCCTATACCCTCACTTGCTCGCTTGTTTTTCCAAATCGTCTTTCCCTGTTCTGATAATCAAGAATGGCTTCATAAAAATCTTCTTTGCTGAAATCGGGCCAGAGCTTTTCTGTGAAGTAAAGTTCTGAATACGCTATCTGCCATAGTAAAAAATTGCTGATGCGCTGTTCTCCGCTGGTGCGTATCAGAAGCTCAGGATCCGGAATTTCTTTTGTGCAGAGGCATGAAGAGAAAAGTGTTTCGTCTATTTTATCAACCGGAATTTCATTCTTCTTTGCTTTCTCTGCAATTTGTTTCACCGCCTCCATGATTTCCCATTTTGAACTGTAACTCAGCGCGAGCACAAGCGTCATGCGGTCATTTTGAGAGGTTTGTTTAATAGCGTCTGCAAGTTCTGTCTGGCAGTTTTTCGGAAGCGATTTGATATTTCCAATTGTCATCAAACGGATTTTATTTTTGTTCAGGGTCTTTACTTCTTTATGAATAGTGCCAACGAGGAGTTCCATCAAAGCGTCAACTTCCATCTTGGGGCGATTCCAGTTTTCTGTAGAGAAGGCGTAAAGAGTGAGGTATTGAATGCCGAGTTCAGCTGCTGCCTCCGTTACGTTTCTTACGGAAGCTACTCCATGCTGATGCCCGAAAATCCTCAGTTTCCCTTTTTGCTTTGCCCACCTGCCGTTGCCATCCATAATGACGGCTACATGCTTTGGGAGTTTTAATTTATCTATATCTGAAATAACCGCCATCGTGTTTGTTGTATTGTTTTATTGTTGTATTGCGGGGTTTTGCATAAAAGGACAATATGACAATAAAACAATATGCTTTAATTGAAGTCGCAAAAGTAATGTAAAATGCTTGTCAGCAAGCGAATCGAGGACTCTCGGAATGTTGTTTATATTTTTTTAACATTTTGACGATGTATTTTTATATATTTGTTCCACAATTTGAAATCATTATGCTGAAAAAAATTCTTCCATTACTGTTTTTCTCCGCCTTATTCTTTTTTTTCGCTATTGACCTTCATGCCGCTATGGGTCCTCCGGGTCCGCCCATGGGTCCTCCGCCTTGCTGGCCTCCTCCTTGTTCAATTCCTCTTGATGGTGGAATTTCTTTACTGATTGCTGCCGGTGCAGCGCTGGGCGGGAAAAAGATTTTTGACCGTAGAAAGAAACAGTAATCGGTAATCGGTGA is a window encoding:
- a CDS encoding LptF/LptG family permease, yielding MRTLNRYIIFSYIGPFLMTFFIAVFVLFLQFLWKYVDDLIGKGLETRTLVELFFYAALSMFPLALPLAILLSSLMTFGNLGEQFELVALKSSGISLQKIMFPLILVAFLTSVGAFFFSNNMLPFINLKMRSLIYDIQQKKPALNIKEGVFYNGIDGYTIRVEKKDDDGTTCHDIMIYDHTQNAGNNKVITAESGNLEMTPGKEFLIIQLFNGTSYEEMTDSKGENNYPLVRSKFKEQTVRFDLSGLRLVRSEEELFKSSYEMLNLQQIEEMIDSTITDKEKRISDFKKNFGEMLSENKIFKTSTSQVSTTNPSDTSRHFSNSRFGMHRSPNVPLITQNTSEEKMSKERLIDMALTMARSKKYYIESLLGEMENYDRPIIKLKVEWHKKFTLSIACLILFFVGAPLGAIIRKGGLGMPVVVSVIIFILFWVVTITGEKMSEEGALPPYLGMWIATVVTLPLGIFLTRKATSDSALFDTDSYLRPFQKLFRKRK
- a CDS encoding isoprenyl transferase, which gives rise to MAVISDIDKLKLPKHVAVIMDGNGRWAKQKGKLRIFGHQHGVASVRNVTEAAAELGIQYLTLYAFSTENWNRPKMEVDALMELLVGTIHKEVKTLNKNKIRLMTIGNIKSLPKNCQTELADAIKQTSQNDRMTLVLALSYSSKWEIMEAVKQIAEKAKKNEIPVDKIDETLFSSCLCTKEIPDPELLIRTSGEQRISNFLLWQIAYSELYFTEKLWPDFSKEDFYEAILDYQNRERRFGKTSEQVRV
- a CDS encoding SIMPL domain-containing protein; this encodes MKNKSFILMLTAFLSAVLISCNCCDNKSESPKKIDVTGSAEMEFVPNEIYMTFTLKEYLDASKKKIKLETIKTDFLALCKEAGVADSNISISSYTGNERWDYYWYKRRKSEPDFMGSISYAVKVSSTDKLDKIVSGLNENAIDNFNISKTSHSDIEQFRKDVKTKALIASKAKAEYLAKSIGEEIGEALLIQEIENSYTGYYSNAYSNSNVVSQTAMNMEGDNSSGPNFQKIKLRYEMKVEFKLK
- a CDS encoding T9SS type A sorting domain-containing protein; the encoded protein is MKTQYHKSLILNCYCISLSAHLFISTFSFSQPYYIRTDTIPVYNGTDTLKFPWVGGHNFCQFSDIDLNFDGIKDLFVFDRTGNKITTYLNGGTPNKVDYTHAQQYQSQFPHLESWVLLIDYNCDGLKDIFTYNYAFPSGIRVYKNVSTSPNLQFSLVKTNLSDFGPLVANIYTSPQGLPAIDDIDGDGDLDVLVFLIGGWTVDYHINKSQEMGYGCDSLIFQLDTNGCWGNFTESSASCTAVLSSCRMGNQLQPDNSNPIVIQSPYKQPNDNRTALDNGGSCLLCLDMDADGDKEFYLGQLGCCTPSFLTNGGTPSAANMTSVTNNFPAGSTPINITSFPCAYFVDVNNDNKRDLIVSPSSPSGSINNESIWYYENTGTDNAPVFIRKNRKLFQDEMIDVGEGADPVFFDFDNDGLTDLLISNYDVMRDSCPFSYKYNVTAYKNNGTLSSPEFNFVTADYANLSSLLPASSSKHLTFGDVDGDGDADMFIGDYDGKIHYFQNTGNTGPAVFTTLPVLNYPDNTGTPIDIGSNATPQLIDADRDGDLDLIIGERTGNINYYKNIGTSTTPSYSLVTTSFGGVDVLKPCCTGYSVPFMYDSAGSYRMIIGSEANRNYPLQGWLWYYKNIDGNLNGNFTYVDSMYMSIWEGMRMTVTGKDITGDGLMDLVIGNYCGGVAFYLGDTTTTSIAEINSPTFDFSIYPNPTNGQIQVISNQYSVIGIEIHNMLGEKVYTSPITDYRLPITIDLSSQPNGIYFCKVTGEKFSRTKKLILIR
- a CDS encoding glycosyltransferase family 2 protein encodes the protein MKKGKKIVVVLPAYNAELTLKQTYDEIPFDIVDDVVLVDDCSSDKTVEVAKQIGIKHVIRHEKNKGYGGNQKTCYDKALSLGADIVIMLHPDYQYTPMLIPSMANIIVNDLYEVVLGSRILGKGALQGGMPIYKYIFNRFLTFAENILLNQKLSEYHTGYRAFSKKILEKINYHANSDDFVFDNQMLSQIIFAGYEIAEVTCPTKYFKDASSINFSRSMKYGMGVMGVSFLHFFCKMGLMKSEMYKLRS
- a CDS encoding glycosyltransferase; this translates as MRILQLCNKFVYPPKDGGAIGIFNYTKAFSVLGNEVTLLAMNTTKHPYDIKYLPEEIKKLADWIAVDVDNEVKPFSALITLLQNRSYNIERFISAAYNDKLIELLHQKEFDVIQLEGLYLSPYVETIRTFSEARISMRSHNIEHEIWKRVADNEKSFVKRTYLKILAKQLKKYEIERVNKYDLMTSVTERDAQMLKSFGCELPIHVCPAPYDETILKSDKSKMEFPSVFFIGALDWMPNVEGLEWFLKTTWQKISSQFPDLKFYIAGRNAIQIKLPEAKNLVVVGEVENAYDFMNSKGIMIVPLFSGSGIRVKIIEGMALGKTIVSTSLGAEGIPCKDGQNILIADTPEAFAEKIAKCINEKIFFTLIGDNAYQFAKRQFSSHEVTSKLLEFLSERSPSDKQHLASA
- the bamA gene encoding outer membrane protein assembly factor BamA, which codes for MKKVLFFFLLLNTHYSILNTCHAQQLISSDTISVDYSKPVEYEIAGVTISGAGSLDNSVLLSMAGLYVGDKIKIPGDATSTAIKNLWKEGFFEDVKIVATKIQGKNIFIEIQVKERPRLSKFSFKGLKKGEADDLKEKLNLNRGKVVTENLVVTTKQITLDHLVDKGYMNATVVVAQEKDSALANSVILYIKVNKGQKVRIREVEFHGNTSIKSGKLRRAMKETRRKRWYAIFNSHTLLESKYEEDKKKVIEKYLGKGYRDATITKDTIYKIGSRFIGIDLFVNEGKKYYFRNITWVGNSKYSSKELDKNLGVKKGDVFNQSLLESRLFGNPNGTDVSSLYMDDGYLFFQVTPVEVLVEGDSIDMEIRIYEGKQATINKITIKGNTKTNDHVIMRELHTRPGQLFRRSDVIRSQRELSILGYFDTEKMGVNPTPHPENGTVDIEYVVEEKSSDQLELSGGFGQNRVVGSLGVTFGNFSARNFFKKGAWQPLPTGDGQRLSIRAQSNGAYYQSLNMSFTEPWWGGKKPNSLSLTPYVNRITNGRTKSDTQFGELDIWGMSAGLGRRKKVPDDFFQAQYEINYQYYALKNYRSVFTFTDGFSNNLNFKYTLSRNSVDDLIYPKSGSQLLFSGQATLPYSIWKRDVQGKDINYADLADSKKYKWIEYYKFKFTSAWYTRIVDKLVLYTRFGYGWLGYYNKDLGITPFERFFLGGSGLTGYNPLDGREIIALRGYDDGEVFDYKKPTSNVGAASIVKYTAELRYPISLNPSATIYGLAFAEAGNSWASVRDFKPFDVKRSAGIGIRFFLPMFGMLGFDYGWRFDDVPFRPGMQKSQFHFTIGYNLGEL